TAGCTTTTGTCTCTCCATATTAAGACCTATCATGCAAAGTTTATAGGGAATAGGTGTTTGGGCTAGATCTTGCTTATACTGACTCATAGGCTTACCAGTAATATGATACACCTCTAATGCCCTTATAACCCTCTTTGTATCATTTGGATGAAGCTTATTTGCAGTAGCAGAATCAATATCCTTTAGCTTTTTATAAAGGGAGATACTCCCGCCTTCTTGTAACTCCATTTGCAGCTTGCTGCGAAATTCTTTGTCCTCCGTTGCATCGGTAAAATCCATTGGATATACTATAGAATTTACATATAGCCCTGACCCACCAACCAATATTGGTATTTTACCCCTTGAATATATTTGAGCTATTTTACAACTAGCTAATTGTTGAAACATGGCTACATTAAACTCCTCATCGGGCATAGCCACATCAATAAGATGATGAGGTATACCTGACATTTCTTCTATAGAAGGTTTAGCCGTACCAATATCCATATATTTATATACCTGCATGGAATCGGCTGAAACTATTTCACCATCAATTTTCTTAGCTATCTTAATAGATATATTGGTCTTACCTACTGCTGTAGGGCCTACTACTACCATCAATGGTATATCTTGCACCCCAAATTCCTCCTATCATTGAATTCTTTTAAACATTTTTTCTAGTTCGTATTGTGTAACTGTTATGGCAATAGGGCGGCCATGGGGGCATGTCATGGGAATATTGCTATTTTTTATTTCTTTAATCAAGTTAGCTATTTCTTCATCAGACAATGAATCATGTGCTTTAACTGCTTTTTTGCATGCTTTTTTAATTATTGCCTCCTGATTTATTAAAAAATCCTGATCTTTAGATAACTCACTATTTTTATCCAAGACCTCATTAAAAAACGCCTGTATATTCATTCCCGCTAAAGGTAGTGGAATACTCCTTATTGCAAAATGACTACCTCCAAAATGCTCTATTTCAAAGCCTAATGATGAAAATAGCTCCATATTATCTTGTAATATAACCATTTCAGCATGGGTCATCTCTAATACAAGTGGAGGCATTAGCTCTTGACTAGCCATTTCCCGATTTAGCGCTTTGGATTTTAGCTGTTCATATATAAGCCTTTCATGGGCGGCATGCTGATCTATTAGGTATATCTTATCGTCACACTCCACTATTACATAAGTAGAAAATATCCTTCCTATTATGTTTGGTATACTATCGGCAAATATATCTATATTATTATCATAATCACTTTTATTAATACCTATCTCAACAGTGTCTTTTTTTTCACCTATGTATATCTGCTTGGGCTTAGAAGCTTTCAGTGGTATCTCACCAGATGCTTTAATTCCTAGATCTTTAGTATCATCTTCTGCAGATAAAGGTCGACTAATTGATGGAAGGCTTTCAGACCTTATATTAACAGAAGGTATATAACGAATTCGTTCCAGTTTATTTTTTATTATATTCAATATTATATCATAGATATATTGCTCCCGCCTAAATTTTATCTCGGTCTTAGATGGATGAACATTTACATCCACATCATTAGCAGGAAGATTTATATGCAAAACGGCCCAAGGAAAATGGTTTATCATTATATAATCCTTGCAGGCTTCCTGTATACATTTAGATAAAAGTCCGCTTTTTATATATCTTCCATTTACAAAAAAGGACTGATGTATCCTGTTGGTACGTGATAATGATGGCTTGCCTATATACCCTTTTATAACCATCTCACCCTCTATTGCTTCTATCCGTATCATATCATCCACAATATCCTTTCCATAGACAGATATTATAGATGATATGATTTTCCCATTCCCCGACGAATGGTATATGGTTTTCCCATTTACTATATATTTTATTGAGATCTCGGGATGGGCTAATATAAGCTTTAATACCAACTCACTTATATTAGCCGTTTCAGCACGAACAGATTTTAAAAACTTAAGGCGTGCAGGCGCATTATAAAATAAATTCCGGGTTATTATAGTAGTACCTTCGGGACAGCCAATCTCCTCTAGCGATATAATACTACCCCCATGATTTATTATTTTGATACCCGATATTTCACTTCTTTGACGTGTGATCATCTCCATTTGAGTAACTGAAGAAATACTGGCCAATGCCTCTCCCCTAAATCCTAATGAAACAATATTTTCCAAATCGTCTGCGGATAAAATCTTACTGGTAGCATGCCGCTCAAAAGCCAGACGGGCATCATCACTATCCATACCAATGCCATTGTCGGTCACTCTAATAAAAGCTATGCCCCCATCTTGTATCTCAATGGTTATAGCTGAACTCTCCGCATCAATAGAATTTTCTACCAATTCTTTTACTATAGATGACGACCTTTCAATTATTTCCCCTGCTGCTATTTGATTTATAGTAAACTCATCCAGTTGATGAATAATAGGCATGATCATTCTCCTTTTAACTACGCTTTTTCCTAACTTTTTGTACTAAGCCATAGAGTATATTCATAGCCTCCATAGGCGTAATATTTACTATATCAACGGCTTTTAGCTCTTCTTCAATTTTATGAGATTGAGAAGCAAAAAACGTTAACTGCTCAGATGATTCATTAATTTTAATATCTTCAGTTATCTCAGTATTACTACCTTTTTCATTTTCAAGCTGTTGCAATATAACTTTGGCTCGGTCAACTACTTCTGCAGGCAGTCCAGCAAGCTTGGCCACCTGTATTCCAAAACTTCTATCTGCACCACCTTGCATAATTTTTCTCAAAAAAATTATATCATCGCCCTTTTCTTTTACTGCAACACGATAGTTCTTTACCCCTGGAAGTTTACCTTCCAACTCTGTAAGCTCATGATAATGTGTTGCAAATAGCGTCTTGGCCCCTAGCTTCTCAGGATCTGCTATATGTTCTACCACAGACCATGCAATGCTTAATCCATCAAATGTACTGGTACCCCGCCCTATCTCATCTAATATAAGCAAGCTATTTGATGTAGCATTATGAAGGATATTGGATACTTCACTCATTTCCACCATAAAAGTACTCTGACCTAAGGATAAATCATCTGAAGCTCCTACTCTAGTAAATATTCTATCTACAATACTGACTTCTGCTTTTTTAGCCGGAACAAAACTACCTATTTGAGCCATTAATACTATAAGTGCTACCTGACGCATATAAGTACTCTTACCTGCCATATTAGGTCCAGTTATTATAACCAAACGTTCATCTGACATGTTTAAATGGGTATCATTAGGAACAAACTGTCCGTTAAGTAATGTTTTTTCCACAACCGGATGTCTACCGTCTAGTATGTTTATACTACCATCTGATATTATAATAGGACGTACATAGTTATTATCAATAGCTGTCTTGGCCAATGCCCACAATGCATCCAATTGCGATATAATTAAAGCAGTATGCTGTATTCTATTTACTTGGGAAGATATGTTCTCTCTTATCTCTGTAAATAATTGATATTCCAGCTTTATACTCTTCTCTTCCGCTCCTAGTATATTGTCCTCTACCTCTTTAAGTTCTGGAATTATAAAACGTTCAGAATTTGCCAAAGTTTGTTTGCGTATATAGTAATCTGGAACTAAATCATAATAGGACTTTGTAACATCTATATAATAACCAAATACCTTGTTAAAACCTACTTTCAATGTTCTTATGCCAGTCTTTTCCCGTTCCTTTTGTTCCAATTTAGCAATCCAGGTTTTACCTTGAGTAAGTGCTTCCCTGTATTTATCTAACTGTGAATTGTATCCGTTTTTTATAATATTTCCTTCTTTTATAGTAACTGGTGGTTCGTCTATTATTGCCTTATTGATAATCTCATATATATCTTCTAAAGTGTCCAAATTACTATGGAATTCTTTAAGTATATCAGATTTTGCATCCGATAACAGTAATTTTATATCAGGTAGTACTTCTATAGACTGCTTTAGTGATATAAAATCTCGAGCATTGGCATTGCCATATGATATTCTGCTCATAAGCCTTTCCAGATCATATATATCTCTTAGTTTTTCTTTTAGACTATCCAATAATATCATATCATGGAACATCTCATCCACGGCATCCAATCGCTTATTTATGCTAGAAGCATCTATAAGTGGTTGTTGAATCCAGTTACGCAACAGTCTTGCGCCCATAGCTGTATTAGTTTTATCCAGAAGCCAAAGCAGCGAACCTTTCTTACTTTTTGACCTTATCGTCTCAGTTAATTCTAAATTTCTGCGCGTAGCACTGTCTAATATCATATAGGATTCCTGATGGTATGACTTTATTTCGTTTATGTGCTGAAGCGAATTTTTTTGGGTCTCGGTTAAATACTCCAAAAGAGCTCCTGCCGCACATATCCCAAGCTCCATATTCTGACATCCATAACCTTCAAGAGAATGTACATTAAAATGTCTAAGGAGCGCCATATAGCTTGTATGCTGATCAAATGCCCAGTCATGATATACTGTTATATATGCGTTAAATCTATGCTTCATAGAATCCACTATGCCTGGAATTGCGGTTAATTCTTCATTTATAATTATCTCTCTAGGTAAAATACGGGATAATTCATCCAATAGCTTATTCCTAGTATTTTCTCCCTTTATTTCGCTGATCACAAATTCCCCTGTAGATACATCTACAAAAGCCACTCCAAATCCAGTTGAAGAATAAAATATGGATAAAAGATAATTATTTGTCTTCTCATCCAGCATAGATGACTCGACCAGGGTCCCCGGTGTTATAATCCGTATTACATCCCGCTCTACTAATCCCTTTGCCTCTGCTGGATCCTCCATTTGCTCGCATATCGCAACTTTGTACCCTTTTTCTATCAACCTTGCTATATAGCTCTCTACAGAATGGTAAGGAACACCACACATAGGTGCCCTTTCCTTTAAACCGCAATCTCTTCCAGTTAAAGCTATTTCTAATTCTCTCGATGCAATTATAGCATCATCAAAAAACATTTCATAAAAATCTCCCAATCGAAAAAATAAAAGAGCATCCTTATGCTGCTCTTTTATCTGCATGTATTGCTGCATCATAGGAGTTAAGGATGCCGACATATTATACTATAACCCCCTCTAAACTAAAACTTTTGGTACGAGTAATTTTTACTCTTACCAATTTCCCAATCATTTCTGTGCCACCTTCAAAATGTACCATTCTATTTGTCCTTGTTCTGCCGGATAGAAATCTATCGTTATTTTTACTTATTCCTTCTACTAAAACCTCTACTATTTTATCTCCGTACTCTTTATTTTTTTGCCTTGTTATCTCATTTTGTAGCTTCATTAATCTAGCTAATCGTTCTTTTTTTACTTCTTGCGGAATCTGATCTTCTTTTTTTGCAGCAGGGGTACCAGTTCTCGGCGAATACATAAATGTAAAGGCAGAATCAAATTGTACCTTTTCTACTATATCCAAAGTATCCAGAAAATCCTGCTCCGTTTCTCCTGGAAATCCTACTATTATATCTGTAGTAAGGGATATATCAGGCACTTTTCTCCTCAGTCGGTCAACTAATGTCAGATAATCTTCCTTAGTATAACGACGATTCATAGAAGAAAGTATATGATCACTACCTGACTGTATAGGAAGATGCAGATGCTCACATACTTTGTCACATTCTCCTATAGCTTCTATAAGATCTAATGACAAATCCTTAGGATGGGATGTCATAAATCGTACCCGCTGTATTCCGTCTATTTTGTCTATATCTCTCAACAAATTGGCAAACATATAATCTATGCCTAAATCCTTGCCATATGAATTAACATTTTGACCCAAAAGGGTTATTTCCTTATATCCATTTGCAGCCAAATCTTTTATTTCATCTATTATGTCTTGTGGCTTACGGCTCTTCTCTCTACCTCTGACATAAGGAACTATACAATAGGTACAAAAATTATTGCAACCATACATTATTGTAACCCACGCGGAAACACTCTTATCCCTAGCTATTGGTATATCTTCAACAATATCTTTACTTTCTGGTAATATCTCTACTATTGTAGCGTTTGCATCCATAGCGTCATATAGAAGCTTAGGAAAATGATGCAAATTATGAGTACCAAAAACAATGTCTACAAAAGGAAATTTTTTAGCCATTGTCTCTGCCATCTCTGGTTGTTGCATCATACATCCACATACACCTATAATCATATTAGGATTTTGCTGTTTAAGGGTTTTAAGTGCCCCCACATTTCCATATACCTTTTGTTCAGCATGTTCCCTA
This region of Xylanivirga thermophila genomic DNA includes:
- the mutL gene encoding DNA mismatch repair endonuclease MutL, which encodes MPIIHQLDEFTINQIAAGEIIERSSSIVKELVENSIDAESSAITIEIQDGGIAFIRVTDNGIGMDSDDARLAFERHATSKILSADDLENIVSLGFRGEALASISSVTQMEMITRQRSEISGIKIINHGGSIISLEEIGCPEGTTIITRNLFYNAPARLKFLKSVRAETANISELVLKLILAHPEISIKYIVNGKTIYHSSGNGKIISSIISVYGKDIVDDMIRIEAIEGEMVIKGYIGKPSLSRTNRIHQSFFVNGRYIKSGLLSKCIQEACKDYIMINHFPWAVLHINLPANDVDVNVHPSKTEIKFRREQYIYDIILNIIKNKLERIRYIPSVNIRSESLPSISRPLSAEDDTKDLGIKASGEIPLKASKPKQIYIGEKKDTVEIGINKSDYDNNIDIFADSIPNIIGRIFSTYVIVECDDKIYLIDQHAAHERLIYEQLKSKALNREMASQELMPPLVLEMTHAEMVILQDNMELFSSLGFEIEHFGGSHFAIRSIPLPLAGMNIQAFFNEVLDKNSELSKDQDFLINQEAIIKKACKKAVKAHDSLSDEEIANLIKEIKNSNIPMTCPHGRPIAITVTQYELEKMFKRIQ
- the miaB gene encoding tRNA (N6-isopentenyl adenosine(37)-C2)-methylthiotransferase MiaB, yielding MDLVRNKVVNKALKYFIVTYGCQMNTNDSEKLSGMLKKMGYEEANSESEADMILYNTCCVREHAEQKVYGNVGALKTLKQQNPNMIIGVCGCMMQQPEMAETMAKKFPFVDIVFGTHNLHHFPKLLYDAMDANATIVEILPESKDIVEDIPIARDKSVSAWVTIMYGCNNFCTYCIVPYVRGREKSRKPQDIIDEIKDLAANGYKEITLLGQNVNSYGKDLGIDYMFANLLRDIDKIDGIQRVRFMTSHPKDLSLDLIEAIGECDKVCEHLHLPIQSGSDHILSSMNRRYTKEDYLTLVDRLRRKVPDISLTTDIIVGFPGETEQDFLDTLDIVEKVQFDSAFTFMYSPRTGTPAAKKEDQIPQEVKKERLARLMKLQNEITRQKNKEYGDKIVEVLVEGISKNNDRFLSGRTRTNRMVHFEGGTEMIGKLVRVKITRTKSFSLEGVIV
- the miaA gene encoding tRNA (adenosine(37)-N6)-dimethylallyltransferase MiaA, encoding MVVVGPTAVGKTNISIKIAKKIDGEIVSADSMQVYKYMDIGTAKPSIEEMSGIPHHLIDVAMPDEEFNVAMFQQLASCKIAQIYSRGKIPILVGGSGLYVNSIVYPMDFTDATEDKEFRSKLQMELQEGGSISLYKKLKDIDSATANKLHPNDTKRVIRALEVYHITGKPMSQYKQDLAQTPIPYKLCMIGLNMERQKLYDNINIRVDNMLKDGLIDEVKNLLNMGYTKELISMQGLGYKEIIEYLEGRCSLNDAIYIIKRDTRRFAKRQFTWFRRDKRIHWVDIDKFGSKDELLDYLILHIKKKISSN
- the mutS gene encoding DNA mismatch repair protein MutS translates to MSASLTPMMQQYMQIKEQHKDALLFFRLGDFYEMFFDDAIIASRELEIALTGRDCGLKERAPMCGVPYHSVESYIARLIEKGYKVAICEQMEDPAEAKGLVERDVIRIITPGTLVESSMLDEKTNNYLLSIFYSSTGFGVAFVDVSTGEFVISEIKGENTRNKLLDELSRILPREIIINEELTAIPGIVDSMKHRFNAYITVYHDWAFDQHTSYMALLRHFNVHSLEGYGCQNMELGICAAGALLEYLTETQKNSLQHINEIKSYHQESYMILDSATRRNLELTETIRSKSKKGSLLWLLDKTNTAMGARLLRNWIQQPLIDASSINKRLDAVDEMFHDMILLDSLKEKLRDIYDLERLMSRISYGNANARDFISLKQSIEVLPDIKLLLSDAKSDILKEFHSNLDTLEDIYEIINKAIIDEPPVTIKEGNIIKNGYNSQLDKYREALTQGKTWIAKLEQKEREKTGIRTLKVGFNKVFGYYIDVTKSYYDLVPDYYIRKQTLANSERFIIPELKEVEDNILGAEEKSIKLEYQLFTEIRENISSQVNRIQHTALIISQLDALWALAKTAIDNNYVRPIIISDGSINILDGRHPVVEKTLLNGQFVPNDTHLNMSDERLVIITGPNMAGKSTYMRQVALIVLMAQIGSFVPAKKAEVSIVDRIFTRVGASDDLSLGQSTFMVEMSEVSNILHNATSNSLLILDEIGRGTSTFDGLSIAWSVVEHIADPEKLGAKTLFATHYHELTELEGKLPGVKNYRVAVKEKGDDIIFLRKIMQGGADRSFGIQVAKLAGLPAEVVDRAKVILQQLENEKGSNTEITEDIKINESSEQLTFFASQSHKIEEELKAVDIVNITPMEAMNILYGLVQKVRKKRS